One region of Ornithorhynchus anatinus isolate Pmale09 chromosome X5, mOrnAna1.pri.v4, whole genome shotgun sequence genomic DNA includes:
- the LOC100093232 gene encoding histone H4 — MSGRGKGGKGLGKGGAKRHRKVLRDNIQGITKPAIRRLARRGGVKRISGLIYEETRGVLKVFLENVIRDAVTYTEHAKRKTVTAMDVVYALKRQGRTLYGFGG; from the coding sequence ATGTCTGGACGTGGTAAAGGGGGCAAAGGGCTTGGGAAAGGAGGTGCTAAACGGCACCGTAAGGTTTTGCGGGATAACATCCAGGGTATTACTAAGCCTGCTATCCGCCGCTTGGCCCGTCGCGGAGGAGTTAAGCGTATCTCCGGTCTGATCTACGAGGAAACCCGCGGGGTGCTGAAGGTTTTCCTGGAGAACGTGATCCGGGACGCCGTCACTTACACGGAGCACGCCAAGAGGAAGACCGTCACCGCCATGGATGTGGTCTACGCCCTTAAGCGGCAGGGCCGTACTCTCTACGGCTTTGGGGGCTGA
- the LOC120638152 gene encoding low affinity immunoglobulin gamma Fc region receptor III-like isoform X1: MWLLVALSVLATGNGGIAGAQKSRLTLHPKWVNMFTGDKVTLKCDDPNSLGNITTTHWFHNGTALAIQAPSYSIRAATFDDTGEYECQMGDSQKSDSVWLDVSQDWLLLQTSGRVFLEGEHVHLRCRSWKNQNLVKVTFYKDQGIMRFYSHNSSIFIPHATHSNSGSYFCRGFLGQGIYSSLPVKITVRAEGQPASGGEGTTPSSLWIHIFFYLAVGILFAIDTGLYVTLRKRLCTRDK; this comes from the exons CTACAGGAAATGGGGGAATTG CTGGTGCCCAGAAGTCTAGGCTGACCCTGCATCCAAAGTGGGTCAATATGTTCACTGGGGACAAAGTGACCCTGAAATGCGACGACCCCAATTCACTGGGGAACATCACCACCACCCATTGGTTCCATAACGGTACGGCCTTGGCGATCCAGGCCCCCAGCTACAGCATCCGGGCCGCCACCTTCGACGACACTGGGGAGTATGAGTGCCAGATGGGGGACTCCCAAAAGAGCGACTCCGTGTGGCTGGACGTGAGCCAAG ATTGGCTACTCCTGCAGACCTCCGGCCGGGTGTTCCTGGAGGGCGAACATGTGCACTTGAGATGCCGCAGCTGGAAGAACCAGAACTTGGTCAAGGTGACCTTCTACAAAGACCAAGGAATAATGAGGTTTTACAGCCACAATTCCAGCATCTTCATCCCCCATGCCACTCACAGTAACAGCGGGTCCTACTTCTGCAGGGGATTCTTGGGCCAGGGAATCTATTCGTCTTTGCCTGTCAAAATCACAGTCCGGGCTGAGGGCCAGCCTGCTTCAGGAGGCGAAG GTACAACCCCATCTTCGCTCTGGATCCACATCTTTTTCTACTTGGCAGTGGGAATCCTGTTTGCCATTGACACGGGCCTGTATGTCACTCTGCGGAAAAGGCTTTGCACCAGAGACAAATAG
- the LOC103169645 gene encoding low affinity immunoglobulin gamma Fc region receptor III-like, whose product MPFGPSLGEEGILGVPAGNAGISQKGKLVRVKNRVGVAWLPSSFFSTCLKKLPHPGASSSGRLTVIMWQLMTLLILACRSVRTADLRKSVVTLNPPWVNVIRGDPVTLSCSDPGSPGDAGTVTRWFHNGTTIQERTSSYSIQAASSSDSGRYSCQKGDSAQSDPVNLDVMGVDWANLQVNGYEFPEGGNLSLNCRGSRDVFSRDYKFFRDGKTLKYSLFPQHFISHLNSSHSGSYHCSIRSRDSPPITITVKAGISAVKPSHFRSWIFLIFYLVVGLLFAVDTFLCVTLWRRLKSPVWQ is encoded by the exons ATGCCTTTTGGACCCTCCCTGGGGGAAGAAGGAATTCTTGGGGTGCCGGCGGGAAACGCGGGCATTTCCCAGAAAGGGAAGCTAGTGAGGGTTAAGAACAGAGTTGGGGTAGCTTGGCTTCCTTCCTCATTTTTTTCGACTTGTCTCAAGAAGCTCCCTCACCCTGGCGCCAGTTCTTCTGGGAGGCTCACAGTGATCATGTGGCAGCTGATGACTCTGCTGATACTGG CTTGCCGTAGTGTGAGAACAG ccGACCTTCGCAAATCCGTGGTGACCCTGAATCCGCCGTGGGTCAATGTGATCAGGGGGGACCCAGTGACCCTGAGctgttcggatcccggctccccgGGGGACGCTGGCACAGTCACTCGGTGGTTCCACAACGGCACGACCATCCAGGAACGGACCTCCAGTTACAGCATCCAGGCCGCCAGCTCGTCCGACAGCGGGCGGTACTCGTGTCAGAAGGGGGACTCTGCCCAAAGTGACCCCGTGAATCTGGATGTGATGGGTGTCG ACTGGGCGAACCTGCAGGTTAACGGCTACGAGTTCCCAGAGGGGGGGAACCTGTCTCTGAATTGCCGAGGCTCGAGAGACGTGTTCAGTAGAGATTACAAATTCTTCCGCGACGGCAAGACCTTGAAATACTCCTTATTTCCCCAGCACTTCATCTCCCATCTTAACTCCAGCCACAGCGGCTCCTACCACTGTAGCATCCGATCAAGAGATTCGCCTCCCATTACCATCACCGTCAAGGCTGGCATTTCAGCAG TAAAGCCAAGTCACTTTCGTTCCTggattttcctcattttctacCTGGTGGTGGGACTCCTGTTTGCCGTGGATACATTTCTCTGCGTCACCCTGTGGAGAAGGCTCAAGAGTCCGGTGTGGCAGTAG
- the LOC100093370 gene encoding histone H2B type 2-E, giving the protein MPEPAKSAPAPKKGSKKAVTKAQKKDGKKRKRSRKESYSIYVYKVLKQVHPDTGISSKAMGIMNSFVNDIFERIAGEASRLAHYNKRSTITSREIQTAVRLLLPGELAKHAVSEGTKAVTKYTSSK; this is encoded by the coding sequence ATGCCTGAACCCGCCAAGTCCGCTCCAGCCCCCAAAAAGGGCTCCAAGAAAGCGGTGACCAAAGCCCAGAAGAAGGACGGGAAGAAGCGCAAGCGGAGCCGCAAGGAGAGCTACTCCATCTACGTGTACAAGGTGCTGAAGCAGGTCCACCCCGACACGGGCATCTCGTCCAAGGCCATGGGCATCATGAACTCGTTCGTCAACGACATCTTCGAGCGCATCGCCGGCGAGGCTTCCCGCCTGGCGCACTACAACAAGCGCTCCACCATCACGTCCCGGGAGATCCAGACGGCCGTGCGCCTGCTGCTGCCCGGGGAGCTGGCCAAGCACGCCGTGTCCGAGGGCACCAAGGCCGTCACCAAGTACACCAGCTCCAAGTAA
- the LOC100093253 gene encoding histone H2A type 1, with translation MSGRGKQGGKARAKAKTRSSRAGLQFPVGRVHRLLRKGNYAERVGAGAPVYLAAVLEYLTAEILELAGNAARDNKKTRIIPRHLQLAIRNDEELNKLLGKVTIAQGGVLPNIQAVLLPKKTESHHKAKGK, from the coding sequence ATGTCTGGTcggggaaagcagggaggtaaggcGCGCGCCAAGGCCAAGACCCGCTCGTCCCGGGCCGGGCTGCAGTTCCCGGTGGGCCGCGTCCACCGGCTGCTGCGCAAGGGCAACTACGCGgagcgggtgggggcgggcgcgCCCGTCTACCTGGCCGCCGTGCTCGAGTACCTGACGGCCGAGATCCTGGAGCTGGCTGGCAACGCGGCCCGCGACAACAAGAAGACCCGCATCATCCCGCGGCACCTGCAGCTGGCCATCCGCAACGACGAGGAGCTCAACAAGCTGCTGGGCAAGGTCACCATCGCCCAGGGCGGCGTCCTGCCCAACatccaggccgtgctgctccccaaGAAGACCGAGAGCCACCACAAGGCTAAGGGCAAGTAA
- the LOC100093239 gene encoding histone H2A type 1, with the protein MSGRGKQGGKARAKAKTRSSRAGLQFPVGRVHRLLRKGNYAERVGAGAPVYLAAVLEYLTAEILELAGNAARDNKKTRIIPRHLQLAIRNDEELNKLLGKVTIAQGGVLPNIQAVLLPKKTESHHKAKGK; encoded by the coding sequence ATGTCTGGCCGCGGAAAGCAAGGAGGCAAGGCTCGCGCCAAGGCCAAGACCCGCTCGTCCCGGGCGGGGCTGCAGTTCCCGGTGGGCCGCGTCCACCGGCTGCTGCGCAAGGGCAACTACGCGgagcgggtgggggcgggcgcgCCCGTCTACCTGGCCGCCGTGCTCGAGTACCTGACGGCCGAGATCCTGGAGCTGGCGGGCAACGCGGCCCGCGACAACAAGAAGACCCGCATCATCCCGCGGCACCTGCAGCTGGCCATCCGCAACGACGAGGAGCTCAACAAGCTGCTGGGCAAGGTCACCATCGCCCAGGGCGGCGTCCTGCCCAACatccaggccgtgctgctgcccAAGAAGACCGAGAGCCACCACAAGGCCAAGGGCAAATAA
- the LOC100093382 gene encoding histone H2B type 1-O has product MPDPAKSAPAPKKGSKKAVTKAQKKDGKKRKRSRKESYSIYVYKVLKQVHPDTGISSKAMGIMNSFVNDIFERIAGEASRLAHYNKRSTITSREIQTAVRLLLPGELAKHAVSEGTKAVTKYTSSK; this is encoded by the coding sequence ATGCCTGACCCCGCCAAGTCCGCCCCAGCCCCCAAAAAGGGGTCGAAGAAGGCGGTGACCAAAGCGCAGAAGAAGGACGGGAAGAAGCGCAAGCGGAGCCGCAAGGAGAGCTACTCCATCTACGTGTACAAGGTGCTGAAGCAGGTCCACCCCGACACGGGCATCTCGTCCAAGGCCATGGGCATCATGAACTCGTTCGTCAACGACATCTTCGAGCGCATCGCCGGCGAGGCTTCCCGCCTGGCGCACTACAACAAGCGCTCCACCATCACGTCCCGGGAGATCCAGACGGCCGTGCGCCTGCTGCTGCCCGGGGAGCTGGCCAAGCACGCCGTGTCCGAGGGCACCAAGGCCGTCACCAAGTACACCAGCTCCAAGTAA
- the LOC120638152 gene encoding low affinity immunoglobulin gamma Fc region receptor III-like isoform X2, producing MWLLVALSVLAGAQKSRLTLHPKWVNMFTGDKVTLKCDDPNSLGNITTTHWFHNGTALAIQAPSYSIRAATFDDTGEYECQMGDSQKSDSVWLDVSQDWLLLQTSGRVFLEGEHVHLRCRSWKNQNLVKVTFYKDQGIMRFYSHNSSIFIPHATHSNSGSYFCRGFLGQGIYSSLPVKITVRAEGQPASGGEGTTPSSLWIHIFFYLAVGILFAIDTGLYVTLRKRLCTRDK from the exons CTGGTGCCCAGAAGTCTAGGCTGACCCTGCATCCAAAGTGGGTCAATATGTTCACTGGGGACAAAGTGACCCTGAAATGCGACGACCCCAATTCACTGGGGAACATCACCACCACCCATTGGTTCCATAACGGTACGGCCTTGGCGATCCAGGCCCCCAGCTACAGCATCCGGGCCGCCACCTTCGACGACACTGGGGAGTATGAGTGCCAGATGGGGGACTCCCAAAAGAGCGACTCCGTGTGGCTGGACGTGAGCCAAG ATTGGCTACTCCTGCAGACCTCCGGCCGGGTGTTCCTGGAGGGCGAACATGTGCACTTGAGATGCCGCAGCTGGAAGAACCAGAACTTGGTCAAGGTGACCTTCTACAAAGACCAAGGAATAATGAGGTTTTACAGCCACAATTCCAGCATCTTCATCCCCCATGCCACTCACAGTAACAGCGGGTCCTACTTCTGCAGGGGATTCTTGGGCCAGGGAATCTATTCGTCTTTGCCTGTCAAAATCACAGTCCGGGCTGAGGGCCAGCCTGCTTCAGGAGGCGAAG GTACAACCCCATCTTCGCTCTGGATCCACATCTTTTTCTACTTGGCAGTGGGAATCCTGTTTGCCATTGACACGGGCCTGTATGTCACTCTGCGGAAAAGGCTTTGCACCAGAGACAAATAG
- the LOC107547715 gene encoding histone H1.4-like, with protein MSETAPAAPAVPAPVEKSPAKKKAKKPAGGARRKAAGPSVSELITKAVSVSKERNGVSLAALKKALAAAGYDVEKNNSRIKLGLKSLVAKGTLVQTKGTGASGSFKINKKAAGSEGKAKPKAKKPAAAAKPKKPASAAKKPKKPAVSGARKSVKKTPKKAKKPAAVAAKKAAKSPKKTKAVKPKKAAKSPAKPKVVKPKAAKPKVAKPKTTKSKKAAASKKK; from the coding sequence ATGTCGGAAACGGCTCCTGCTGCACCCGCCGTCCCGGCACCGGTGGAGAAATCTCCGGccaagaagaaggccaagaagccTGCGGGCGGAGCGCGGCGCAAGGCCGCGGGTCCTTCGGTGTCGGAGCTGATCACCAAGGCGGTGTCCGTGTCCAAGGAGCGCAACGGAGTGTCCCTGGCCGCTCTGAAGAAGGCGCTGGCCGCCGCCGGCTACGACGTGGAGAAGAACAACAGCCGCATCAAGCTGGGGCTCAAGAGCCTGGTCGCCAAAGGCACCTTGGTGCAGACCAAAGGCACCGGCGCCTCGGGCTCTTTCAAGATCAACAAGAAGGCGGCCGGCTCCGAGGGCAAGGCCAAGCCCAAAGCCAAGAAACCGGCGGCCGCGGCTAAGCCCAAGAAACCCGCCAGCGCTGCCAAGAAGCCCAAGAAGCCTGCGGTTTCCGGGGCCAGAAAGAGCGTGAAAAAGACTCCGAAGAAAGCCAAGAAGCCGGCGGCGGTGGCAGCCAAGAAAGCGGCCAAGAGTCCGAAAAAGACCAAAGCTGTCAAGCCCAAAAAAGCGGCTAAAAGCCCCGCCAAACCTAAAGTGGTAAAGCCTAAAGCAGCCAAGCCAAAGGTTGCGAAACCAAAAACCACCAAGTCCAAGAAGGCGGCTGCGTCCAAGAAGAAGTAA
- the LOC100093226 gene encoding histone H2A type 1 — protein sequence MSGRGKQGGKARAKAKTRSSRAGLQFPVGRVHRLLRKGNYAERVGAGAPVYLAAVLEYLTAEILELAGNAARDNKKTRIIPRHLQLAIRNDEELNKLLGKVTIAQGGVLPNIQAVLLPKKTESHHKAKGK from the coding sequence ATGTCTGGTCGAGGAAAGCAAGGCGGGAAGGCTCGCGCTAAAGCCAAGACCCGCTCGTCCCGGGCGGGGCTGCAGTTCCCGGTGGGCCGCGTCCACCGGCTGCTGCGCAAGGGCAACTACGCGgagcgggtgggggcgggcgcgCCCGTCTACCTGGCCGCCGTGCTCGAGTACCTGACGGCCGAGATCCTGGAGCTGGCGGGCAACGCGGCCCGCGACAACAAGAAGACCCGCATCATCCCGCGGCACCTGCAGCTGGCCATCCGCAACGACGAGGAGCTCAACAAGCTGCTGGGCAAGGTCACCATCGCCCAGGGCGGCGTCCTGCCCAACatccaggccgtgctgctgcccAAGAAGACCGAGAGCCACCACAAGGCCAAGGGCAAGTAA
- the LOC100093250 gene encoding histone H4 has translation MSGRGKGGKGLGKGGAKRHRKVLRDNIQGITKPAIRRLARRGGVKRISGLIYEETRGVLKVFLENVIRDAVTYTEHAKRKTVTAMDVVYALKRQGRTLYGFGG, from the coding sequence ATGTCTGGGCGTGGTAAAGGCGGAAAGGGACTGGGAAAAGGCGGTGCTAAGCGGCATCGGAAAGTGCTGCGGGATAACATCCAGGGCATCACCAAACCCGCTATCCGCCGTTTGGCCCGTCGTGGAGGAGTCAAGCGCATCTCCGGGCTGATCTACGAGGAGACCCGCGGGGTGCTCAAGGTTTTCCTGGAGAACGTGATCCGCGATGCCGTCACCTATACGGAGCACGCTAAGCGGAAAACCGTTACCGCTATGGATGTCGTCTACGCCCTTAAACGCCAGGGCCGTACTCTGTATGGCTTCGGTGGCTAA
- the LOC100085993 gene encoding histone H2A type 1-H has protein sequence MKGKGEAERRTARPGLRFPLGHRHPLLLKGDYPERAGGATPVYPAPVLEHPTAEILELAGNAARDNKKTRIIPRHLQLAVRNDEELNKLLGKVTIAQGGVLPNIQAVLLPKKTESHHQARIGTPSCKTQPPETEDSSQSHPCSEKEPTPALSA, from the exons ATGAA aggcaaaggagaagcagagaggcg TACCGCCCGTCCCGGCCTGCGGTTCCCCCTCGGCCACaggcaccctctgctcctcaagGGGGATTACCCCGAGAGGGCCGGGGGCGCCACGCCCGTCTACCCGGCCCCCGTGCTCGAGCACCCGACGGCCGAGATCCTGGAGCTGGCGGGCAACGCGGCCCGCGACAACAAGAAGACCCGCATCATCCCGCGGCACCTGCAGCTGGCCGTCCGCAACGACGAGGAGCTCAACAAGCTGCTGGGCAAGGTCACCATCGCCCAGGGCGGCGTCCTGCCCAACatccaggccgtgctgctgcccAAGAAGACCGAGAGCCACCACCAGGCAAGGATCGGGACTCCCAGTTGCAAAACCCAACCACCGGAAACAGAGGACTCTTCTCAGAGCCACCCTTGCTCGGAAAAAGAACCGACTCCCGCTCTCTCGGCCTAG